From Bacillus rossius redtenbacheri isolate Brsri chromosome 16, Brsri_v3, whole genome shotgun sequence, a single genomic window includes:
- the LOC134540004 gene encoding splicing factor 3B subunit 6, whose product MAMMQQRRTNVRLPPEVNRILYVRNLPYKITAEEMYDIFGKYGAIRQIRVGNTPETRGTAFVVYEDIFDAKNACDHLSGFNVCNRYLVVLYYQSNKAFKRLDMEKKREELDKVKSKYGIIPDEK is encoded by the exons GTGAGACTCCCACCGGAAGTGAACAGGATACTGTACGTGAGGAACCTGCCGTATAAGATCACAGCGGAGGAGATGTACGACATATTCGGGAAGTACGGGGCCATCAGGCAAATCAGAGT AGGGAACACGCCCGAGACCAGGGGAACCGCGTTTGTGGTGTACGAGGATATTTTCGATGCGAAGAACGCGTGCGACCACTTGTCGGGTTTCAACGTCTGCAACCGCTACCTGGTCGTGCTGTACTACCAG AGCAACAAGGCCTTCAAGCGGCTCGACATGGAGAAGAAGCGGGAGGAGCTGGACAAGGTGAAGAGCAAGTATGGCATCATCCCCGACGAGAAGTAG